GGCCACTTCGGCAAATGTTAGGTCTCTGGGGCCCAGCACATACTCCAGGCTGTTCCCGCTGAAGTCTTTCGCCAGCAGATGGGCGGCTGCCTTGGCTGCAATGTCAACGGTAGCCACCATCGGCATAGCCACGTCGGCCACCACGGTGTAGTATACCGTGCCGCCGGGTATCATGCCCGCCCAACCGTACAGGTTTTCCATAAAATAGGCCGCACGTAGTACCAGCAGGTTTACGCCAGTTACCGTGGCCAGTTGCTGCTCCATGTAGTGCAGGCCCTGTACCACGCCCATACCGCTAGGCTGGTGTGCACCTACGCTGCTGAGCGCTACTACATAGGGTACGGGGTTTTGCTTCAGTGCCGCTACAAAGGCATCGGTCGCCTTGTGCTGATGTGCGGAAAAATCGGGGGCGGAGTAGAAGGGGGGAATCATAAAGAACACACCCTCTGCGCCTTGAATTACTTTGCCTACAAAGCCTGCGTCGTAGATGTCTCCGGGCATAAACTCGGCACCAGCGGCTACCAGGCTTTGTGCCTTTTGTACATCGCGGGCCACGATGCGTACTTTTTTGCCTGCCTTGAGCAGGGCTTCGGTCAGGGGTTTTCCGGTGTTGCCGGTTGCACCAAATACTACGTACATAATTTTAATGAATTTTAGGTATTAGAAAAAAGAAGAGGGAATCGCACAAAAAGCGTTGAACAACCGGAGCTTGCCCAAAGAAGGGTGTACAGGTGCACCCGTTGCTGTCTTAAATTGGGCCTTGCAAAGCAGGAACCCAATTGTGGCGAGGTTGGTTCGTATATAAGCGACCCTTTCGATAAACTGATGAGAAACCGTGCCTGGCGCACTTAGG
Above is a window of Bacteroidota bacterium DNA encoding:
- a CDS encoding NmrA family NAD(P)-binding protein; the protein is MYVVFGATGNTGKPLTEALLKAGKKVRIVARDVQKAQSLVAAGAEFMPGDIYDAGFVGKVIQGAEGVFFMIPPFYSAPDFSAHQHKATDAFVAALKQNPVPYVVALSSVGAHQPSGMGVVQGLHYMEQQLATVTGVNLLVLRAAYFMENLYGWAGMIPGGTVYYTVVADVAMPMVATVDIAAKAAAHLLAKDFSGNSLEYVLGPRDLTFAEVAQIVGDATGFALNYVHVPVEAAIPAMQQVGMSDSMIHSMNEFVSALNAGRVLDVVTRNAANTTPTDLKDFAPALRYALPV